ATATTCAAGGACTATGTAGTAAGAATGAATCGAGTGGCTGAATCGGAAAACTTTACTGACGCTGGGGACATGTGGCGGTATGCATTCGAAGACGACAATTTTGTCGAAAATGTTGACAAAATGTGGAATGACATTAAGCCCTTGTACGACCTGTTGCACGATTATGTCAGGGCAaagcttaaaaaaaattacaaagagGATTTGCAGTGCAATGATGATCTTATCCCAGCGCATATTTTAGGTAAGTTTTATTAAAGTGGATTGTAGTTCCCGTATGATTTACAAGTTTTGTCATTTGGTATCGTTGGTCACTGACAAGACCATAATATGCATCATGTTTTTGTATAAGTAATTtctgaatttttttaatgatatacacacacaaatgatgtttaagtattttttttattatttgtgtttacTAACCTAACCGAAAGTTGGgtaaaaaggataatatttatttaatgtcgTAAATTAACCACCATGCTTCATATCTGTCCACAACTgtcaaaagttttaattttgtaaattgtgTGGATGTAAGGCGCCTGTTGGAAGTATTAAGGCAAAATTTCGTCAGGAATCCCAATAATGTCACGTTTCAGGTAACTTATGGGCTCAAGAGTGGCAAGCCATCTATCCCCTTGTAGCTGCATATCCAGAAGTAGTCAGGCCAAAGGTCCAAAGTAACGAGACTCTGCGTTCTAAAGACTTATTTGACGCGGTAGACGAATTTCACCAGTCCCTTGGGTTTGAAAGCGCCATTGAATCATATCGGGGTATTACCGACACCATGGCTACAGCTAACTGCCTGCCTTCGAGCCATGATATGTGTGATGGGGCTAATTACAGGTAAAAATTGattcatattataatttatacctattttggtaaactgcgccgtttgtaaaggattatgttacaaagagaaacattaaaaaaagttcaatagtttttttttaataaattaattcgtTCACCCGGgaattttttaacaaaagttaaaagttcaaaaaatcataactgtaaaactacgaaaaatcggctaacatacatggggtatattctgatagcccacgatgtgagaaatcaaaaaaaaaatttgcacgtcgaggtttggaccaacctgtataaagACTAATAATGTAAATCTCTTGTCTAGATCTTGTCTGGGATGTACCTATGATATTACCTATATCTGATGATAACAGGTTAATTTCAGGTTTGTGAATTATTTTAACAGACGCATAATCAATCAGAAAAAAATGTGGAAATCAGTCGTTTTGTTGTGAATTTCACTTAGACCTTCGTTATTGAAATGATGAGGTAGGTTTAGTTTAAGGTTTAGTGATGACCTGTTGTCCGTTTTCTAATACAAAACTAGTACAATACAGTAGTTCTAGTAGTAGTACAGTACAGTAGTGTAGTCTTGGGTTCGAATCTCGGTATCGTTTGTATAcctaaagaaaatatttttaatgagtAACCGCAGTACAAACGCTTACAGCTAGATCAGCAAGGTGCAGTGGCAATATTGACCCttgatatttgtttatttaattttcagaATAAAATGGTGCGGAGAGAAAATCACAGACGTGGCAGTGGGGTTGTCCCGGGCCGCAAGGTTGCTAGGACACGTCCAGTACTTCAAGCACTATCGGCACCTTCCTCCTTTGTATCGGGATGGCCCAAACCCAGGTAAGCATTATTCCTCCAAAAGTCCATTTCCGAATAGGTGATGACAAATAGTAAGTTGTGTCACACAAGGGAGCAGAATGACGATATTTACGGCGAGGGTATACATTGAATCCTAAACGAAGCGAAGGATTCTATAATAGTAAAGTAGAATTCTGAGCatagtgagggattcaagtaAAGAGCCCAAgaggaaataattttgctaccgTGACACATATCTACTGCTATTCACATCACCTATGTATgaggtaataaaaataaaaatcgtttatttccgaAAAATATTCACTTGGATACAGTTTTTACTGACACTAATAGGCAATGCCTGTCCCGTGGAGGCGAGAATGAgaatcagcgggctcagcacggttccatttttgtcgactatcactatgcccgtcagtttcgcacttacatacttgttgaacgtgacaggcatggtgataaacggttttaaaaatgcgaccgtgctactagggctgaactAGATAAATACAATAAAGCTAGTGAAAcgagtaacaattttaaaataaattattacagaAAGTATTATTAGAGAACTTAACAATAGCGTATTATACATTAGTtttgatgtttaaaaatattataagctaaaaaaataatgtgcaaaataaTGGCTAAATAGTGTCCTAGAACAGTAAAGTGTAGTTTGATACCTCCAGTAAAGTGTTAGTTTGAAAATTGTATCTATGCTTTCTTCTAGCATtcgcattaaaaatattttaaaatatattccaGCATTTCACGACGCGATCTCAGACATCGTAGCTGTCCAGCTGACTTCGCCGAACCACTTGAAAACCCTGAGGTTTCTAAAAGTAGAAACCAGCTCTCAAGTGACCATGAACCATCTGCTTTGGGTAGCCCTGGAGAAGCTCCCCTTGATGGCCTATGCGTATGTGCTGGATAAGTGGCGGTGGGACGTCTTTGGCAACAGCAGCATTAAAAATTGGAACCAGCATTGGTGGGATCTTAGGTAAGACAAACGTTGAGATAATTATCAAACATGAATAGCAAAATAAGACTGATGCTAAGATACCTACAAATAAGTATTAGTAAATATAGCTAATTGTACTAGACCTGTTTGATCGATGTGTTCCATCGGATACATTAGCAAATGTTAATTACTGCACTAAACGCTggtaaaaaacaacgggttgcactccgggagtgccggcagaagtgaaaactcaatgactagtgcaaaatgtctgtataattgaggttaacgccatctagcgttatttcgtcgcattacttgaaacccgtaagtacatcactgttagtactcgagttatattaataccagttagagggaaactcactagatggcatttaaatcaataaagaaaaactcaatgacattgtaactttcgatcaggtcacgtgtccaaCGTGTCCACGTGTCCAGGtgacgtgtccgtcttacggtcacccCCACCggttttccccacctcaaaaagtgcacagcgccgctaaagaagttttcacttcaataagttAAAGTTTTAAACGGTTAAAACTGTTAGGTACCAAAAAATAAGAACATACTtaacaaaaaatcttttttattacattatttttccTGGTAGAATGACAGTTCTAATTACTGCCAAGGTTGCTGCACGAGGCTTGATTTGCCAATTCATTGTGCGTATCATGAAGTAATAAAACACGACCTAacccttttttaaatttatttaataaaaaaaaagattacaaaaaacttataattacttacatatCTGAAAACTGCAGCAGTTTTTTGGCAGAATAATTAATCAACCCTCCACCatactatgtaggtatgtattgtgtATGTTTCGCTTGAGGTTAAAAGTCTTAGCTGTCCTTTACTTTCTTAATATCTAAGTAAAGTTGATTGTAAAAATAATACGGAAAACTAAAACACCACTAAGGTTCACACCATATAAAGGTAAATCAACCAGCTTAGGTACACATTTTTAATATAGAATAGCTATGAgcctatttaatttttaacaagcagaaacgtctgatgcgatcgatgctattaagcttagaatagatttaaaagtggaaacattactgtcttgggtgagacttgaaccaGAGCCcgtatccagaggccgtgagttcaagtctcacccaagacagtataatttttccacttttaaatttattctaagctatgAGCATATAATGAAATTCGCAGGATTAAAGAAACAGGTGTGTCGCCGCCAGTTCCGCGCAACGAGAGTGACCTGGATCCCGCAGCCAAGTATCATGTTGTGTCGCACGTGCAATACGTGACGTAAGTTTACAAATTACTTTCCTTTGCAGATAACATACTATTCTATAAGATATATCAAGTCTATAAACTCGTCGTAGTTAATTTGGGTACCGTAGTGCTGTAACTTATATGCACCACTAAAATTATACTCGGTTGGTAAAGTAACGGCGAGAATGTGTTCAAGTAGGTATTAGCTTAATGTGGATACAAGATTTAGTTTATATTATAAACTAAATCTTGTCTCCACATTTAATTTGATGCGAATCCGCACCGCTCCGGTGCGGTGTCACTCTCTTACATACAGCGGAGTAGCATGTGGATCCTCGTCATCAGTGTGATAATGGTTGGCTTAACTTAAAGAAATTTGTATCGTTTTTATCtttgtaatataattaattatgatataataataatatgtttactGCTTTCATATTGGTGTTTATACAGATGTTCTTAACTAATAATATTTCACAATATGACACCCTGTGAGGGTATTGCAATTTTATCTAACACTAACACATAAAACAATTATAACATACAAATTACAGAATACACAAACAAATAGTAGtcacaaaaaaattgtttatagtATATGCCTATTTATGGTATTTATTATCATCCAAATATTCTtgtatataataaaaacaattacttattaaataagtcTTCAAGCGACCTACAAACTTGTCATATTTTAATTCTTCCGCTATTTCTTTAGGAAGACTGTTAAAAATTCTTATAGATATGCTATAGGGACTTTTATTACTCATTTGTAAATTACTGGCAGGAAGGGCAATCTTATTATGTAGAATATTCGCATTTGGGGGGCGCAAATACGCCGTTAAggtttttctttatattttagaaATGAAACTTATAATGAGCTCGAGCTAAAACATTTTTATGATGTCAGTCAGTGTACAGCGCCTCCTTATTGTGCCAGACttcaaaatagtaaaaaaaacactCGCAAAACTTGTCCTGACTAAAAATAagcttaagaggcaacaggagtggtcatttctccatacaaacgtactcgactgtttcctccgtgggttttgaagctagagcaatatttttttcaacacagattaatattgtcaatatctttgtcggaccgttttgatttttttgatattttagtttttttaggtgctagagcccttcaaaaatggccaaaatggcctaataattgactatgccgcaatgagaggcgtggtattcaaaactgatatcagccaaaaaagcaaaacggtccgacacagataatttcataatcatttagatttccaaatttggttacgattggttaagttttggaggaagaatcagtcgagtacgaaacctcgatttttgagatttttacgcaggatttttcgccttgtccttatcgctcTAGATTTAAGAGcggcttccgttagcgagacgggtatatttacctaaaatatttaaatctcagctcctgttgtaTGAAAATCCGTATCATTCAATTTCGAGTACAAAtacaaacataattaaaaaagtacagtattaaaaacattttttagtaTAATAAAAGAAGGTATCTAATTTGGAATATGTTTTTCTacgttatttacaatatttaccaaGTCATTTGATGTACaagtgtgtaggtaggtattattattaagaCGAACCCAAACCGAGTACCTACTCACTATTCAGTTGGCTGATTTTCATCGATTTGTGAATAAGActtgattttaaaaatatttttccattggTTTGAggctatttttaatatgtccaCTTTATACCTGTGGAGCCTTCATCATGTAGGTAGTTCATGTAGGAATTAAGTAGTACAGCTATAGAACTCAGGCCGCGTAGCTAACAtgacaatcgcttacgctccgtagctaATTAGctatcgaaacgcaactgtcactgtcgcactaatatggaagagtgatagagagacacaaagcgtttcgttgtcgaagcgatagcgattgtcaccttggctaggccggcagaccTACAAGAAAAAAGTCGAGCGCAAGCGAGTCACCGCTGGTTGGAAAACCAGTGGTTGTGTGGAGTATATAGTAGTATCATGCGAAACCGAAGAAACTTAACGACTCGCCTGCGCCCGGTAAGCGATTGAAACAACACTCCTGATAAAAAACACGTTACCTATTAAAAGTTATCTCCATGAAGACAAAGTGCCATTGttttacctaattacctatGTGCTAAGTCTGCGCCACCAGCGCGCTGCGGCTATaatatagtagattgttaaccaaggggtgaaaggcactcatttctgccgaggtataGTTTGGTGctgcgccaatagtccgaggctgaaatgatgcctttcacccgagttaaacactctacttttcatttcaaatacgaggaaagtaaaagtcatgtgattttaaaaaacatgactgagtatactttttatactgtttctcgagggtactttcaattaacaatttattaggtaaaataatcgttatttatggaagtgggagttaaaaatcagaatagaaattgtataataaatccatttaaaagcaaatttcaattgtatatcttaaaaaaattaaaaataaatcgtgCTTGTAaagttaaatgctctagtgcagaaacgtatcactttctgcacaacttttagaacaacaatgatccgctttcagagcatgagaaatgaaaaataataaaagcgCGTTCATCTTCCTAGATTAACTGACACAAGTCGAAACGCATTTGAAAATTAATAATTGTCCTGTTCTTGAACTTAAGAAAACTGGAGCCTAAGATCTGATTGTAACTTTCATCTACAAATACAACTCCTACGTAGTTTTGACCTATACGAAAAGTCTAGGATTGTCCTATCTAGGGTAATAggtcagggggccgatttttgaatttcgattgctCGATtccgtcactcgaaaatcggaggAAAACgacgaaatgctgatttttgaaatacgtgcgataaaaattgggaatctagtggtattaaccactcgttttcaattctattagtagaatttacatgcctagtagtggagatattactgaacgaaatatacgaaatcgagcggtcgaacttcaaaaatcggccccctgggtaGAAAACTGAAATTAGAACCTAAACCTGTATATGACTCATTTAGAAACTTCGTTTAAACTATAACCATAACGTAAGTAAGCATAATTTGTATACGCAGACGACATTAATATGCAGGACCTGCCGCCAGTATACAGAATAATCGTTTGCCGACTTTCTCTTACCCCAGTTACCTGGTGTCTCACGTCCTGGAGTTCCAACTTCTACTGTCGCTGTGCAGGAGTACGAATCACTCTGGACCTCTGCACGAATGCTCCATCTACGGGCAGAAGGAAGCGGGAAAACTACTCAGGTGCGGAAGTCCATGTGACCTCTGTCCTTATGCATTAAGgataagtaaatatattaataaaaattgatGACAGAACAAAAGAGGTGTgcccaaacaaaatatttaaagtcGACGTCCGTCTCTCAAATTTTCCGTTGTCAAATTAGATCTTTTTGAAACGCGTAGTGTGGGTTACAATCTATTATGATTATATTTCTTGGTAACAGCGTAATATTTACTTTGGTCGCTTGATTTGTACCCTAGCGTTGTCACGAACTGATTTTTATGCTATGAAGATCAAATCTAGATTTGTTTATGCGAGTTGTATTCTTGTCGTTTACCATATATTGGGCAAAGCTTAGTACGTATTTAGGGTTTATTAATAGCCGCTTTTACAAAAATTTGCTGAACTTCTAAAACTAACTGTATGCATTACAGTCATTCATGTTAAATATACCTTGACTACCTATCGTTTAAGTTCCTGTTAAATTAAATTCGTTTGATTCGTACGAGTAATCCCGTATTCATCCATTTTTTaagatttcaaaaaataggttttattattaaattataggcAGAAACGTGATatcaataaatttattttttcagtACCGGAATGTCACTTGGAGCAAGTCAAGATTGGCGAACGGTACTCGATGCGATGACAGGTGAAACAAAATTATCTACGAAAGGCTTCCTAGAATACTTCTCAACTCTACAAGACTTTTTAAAAGAGGAAAACATCAAACTGGCCAAAGTTATAGAGGACGACGATATGGATCAAAGCGCTCCAATAATAGTAGGAGTCGTGGTCTTGTGTCTGACCCTTCTCATTGTACTAATGTATTGCATTAAGAAGCATAGTGGTACTAATGTTCTATCTATGTGTGGACTAAGCAAAAACGGGTCTCTAGATATAGTAACGAATGAAGCGCCTCAAGGTAAGACGAATGAAATAGAAGGGATTGTTGAAGACAAAGTCTGAATAATTTTAATTGCAAAATTGAAATACCAGCGAGCCTTAGGATTGTTAATGTGTAGATTTCTCAAAGATTGTGCCACTATGTTAAATTAATTGTGTAGTTACTGCAAATGTATTGCAATTAGCATAaggtttttgtttttgtgtacctacgtgaataagaaaaaaatattctttattgattGATGCATAAACGTTTTTACTTATTGTTCTAGAGTTTTATTCCTCATGCATCGTctctaaaattattttaattattggaTATTGACTTTATTAAATGGTAATTTTTCCAAAGAAACGTCCAGGAGCCGTACTTAAACTTTCAAATTACGATCAGATTTGACACACAGGCCAACTAGAACTTACACTGACATAAGTATTACATCTAACTGACGGCATTCAGTAATCAagcaatattttataatatgtattggcgcgggcgagacgtatgataactaaataacataattcatcatataattctgatgtcagtgtaacGTTCGAATTGCCCTGTTCGTTTAAATAAAACGGTTGCTAATAATTGACATGGACACATTTATTGAATGCAGGCGAAGGTAAgccatttaattttaattaattttaattatatacgTAACTTAGAACACTCCTTTACCAAACCGAAGCTTAAacgcaaaataaacaaaatatgtatgcataaataaaattggaGATGCCAAGTCAAGTAAATTATGTCGCAAATAAAAAGaagaatagaataaaaataagaatattTATTGAGAAAATCTTATTGCCAATGTTACATTATGCTCGCACTTTTTACATTACGTACCTACATCGTTACGTGCGCCTGGACTAGAAATATAATCCTGTATCTCAGGCAAAGAGATACTTATAcataaaacaaatcaaaatcaTGAACAGAgatacataaataggtataaagATTTAACCATtggtaaataatgaaatttacatttaaaaaaatgtgaaatttacaGTAGATAGTCCATGAAGTAGGGTAGACTGGGATGAGTAGGTAGTA
The sequence above is a segment of the Cydia amplana chromosome 2, ilCydAmpl1.1, whole genome shotgun sequence genome. Coding sequences within it:
- the LOC134657985 gene encoding angiotensin-converting enzyme-like isoform X2; this encodes MGARELIHGNPTSDMSGDEIVTPKGNKTADASAGDESGHEEIDIEEIKDKKFLDDAMASVLDPNTMIVKNDHVHNFKAQLNEINSENMTLESFMEKMDKLSLQVCKTSQEALWDYVTNINDEMKKNKMVQVAAEEDEIKKQYWNILKTKYLRDIPNLNDQKISRKIRIIKERGTNVQMPQSKQREEIDTMQRIWSRVSVCAYNATVCSDDSLRTMSDIISIFKTSNDSKELAYYWKGYRDSTGKKIRPIFKDYVVRMNRVAESENFTDAGDMWRYAFEDDNFVENVDKMWNDIKPLYDLLHDYVRAKLKKNYKEDLQCNDDLIPAHILGNLWAQEWQAIYPLVAAYPEVVRPKVQSNETLRSKDLFDAVDEFHQSLGFESAIESYRGITDTMATANCLPSSHDMCDGANYRIKWCGEKITDVAVGLSRAARLLGHVQYFKHYRHLPPLYRDGPNPAFHDAISDIVAVQLTSPNHLKTLRFLKVETSSQVTMNHLLWVALEKLPLMAYAYVLDKWRWDVFGNSSIKNWNQHWWDLRIKETGVSPPVPRNESDLDPAAKYHVVSHVQYVTYLVSHVLEFQLLLSLCRSTNHSGPLHECSIYGQKEAGKLLSTGMSLGASQDWRTVLDAMTGETKLSTKGFLEYFSTLQDFLKEENIKLAKVIEDDDMDQSAPIIVGVVVLCLTLLIVLMYCIKKHSGTNVLSMCGLSKNGSLDIVTNEAPQGKTNEIEGIVEDKV
- the LOC134657985 gene encoding angiotensin-converting enzyme-like isoform X1 produces the protein MLFYQLTCTVAFAVSLTMGARELIHGNPTSDMSGDEIVTPKGNKTADASAGDESGHEEIDIEEIKDKKFLDDAMASVLDPNTMIVKNDHVHNFKAQLNEINSENMTLESFMEKMDKLSLQVCKTSQEALWDYVTNINDEMKKNKMVQVAAEEDEIKKQYWNILKTKYLRDIPNLNDQKISRKIRIIKERGTNVQMPQSKQREEIDTMQRIWSRVSVCAYNATVCSDDSLRTMSDIISIFKTSNDSKELAYYWKGYRDSTGKKIRPIFKDYVVRMNRVAESENFTDAGDMWRYAFEDDNFVENVDKMWNDIKPLYDLLHDYVRAKLKKNYKEDLQCNDDLIPAHILGNLWAQEWQAIYPLVAAYPEVVRPKVQSNETLRSKDLFDAVDEFHQSLGFESAIESYRGITDTMATANCLPSSHDMCDGANYRIKWCGEKITDVAVGLSRAARLLGHVQYFKHYRHLPPLYRDGPNPAFHDAISDIVAVQLTSPNHLKTLRFLKVETSSQVTMNHLLWVALEKLPLMAYAYVLDKWRWDVFGNSSIKNWNQHWWDLRIKETGVSPPVPRNESDLDPAAKYHVVSHVQYVTYLVSHVLEFQLLLSLCRSTNHSGPLHECSIYGQKEAGKLLSTGMSLGASQDWRTVLDAMTGETKLSTKGFLEYFSTLQDFLKEENIKLAKVIEDDDMDQSAPIIVGVVVLCLTLLIVLMYCIKKHSGTNVLSMCGLSKNGSLDIVTNEAPQGKTNEIEGIVEDKV